Genomic window (Melioribacteraceae bacterium):
AAACGGTTCAAATTTTTATTGAACTTTAAGTAAGTAATTTAAAAAGTAAGTCTAAAAGGTAAAAAATGAATTATATAAATAACCTCTTCAGTGTTGATAGTAGGATAGTATTACTAACCGGAGGTGGTGGAATTTTAGCCGGAGAAATGGCTGCTGGGTTTATTCAAGCTGGAGCAAAAGTTATTTTACTTGATATTAATGAATCTGCTTTAATCAAAAAAGTTGATTCACTAAAATCTTTGGGTAGCGAAATCTATGGTTATAAATGTAATGTGCTTGATGAAGAAAATCTTAATGAAGTTAAAAGTAAAATTGTTGAGAAATTTGGAAGAATAGATGTACTCGTAAATGCTGCCGGCGGTAATATGGCAGGCGCAACAATTGGAATTGATCAAACCATTTTTGATCTGCAGATAGATCAATTTAAAAAAGTTACAGATCTAAATTTAAATGGAACTGTCCTGCCAACTCTTGTTTTCGGGAAAATAATGTCAGAACAGCATAAAGGTTCTATTATCAATATTTCCTCGATGGCTACTTACAGAGCGATTACTCGCGTTGTTGGGTATTCGGCAGCTAAAGCCGCGGTTGATAACTTCACAAAATGGATGGCTGTTGAACTTGCCGCAAAGTATGGCAGTGGATTACGCGTGAACGCAATTGCTCCGGGTTTTCTACTCACAGAACAAAATAGAACTTTATTGACAAATGAAGATGGTTCATTAACCGATAGAGGTAAAACAATAATTGATATTACTCCCTTTAAAAGATTTGGTGAACCCAGCGAACTAGTTGGAACAATACTTTGGCTTGCTAGTGATGCTTCCCAATTTGTTACCGGTGCAATCATACCGGTTGATGGTGGATTTAGTTCATTCAGCGGTGTGTAAAATTTTAATTGTGATAAGGAATAATATATAAATGGCATTTGAGCAAACTTGGAGGTGGTTCGGTCCTAATGACCCGATATCACTCAAAGAAATAAAACAAACAGGCGCAACTGGAATTGTAAGTGCCCTTCATCATATTCCGGTTGGTGAAGTTTGGAGCGTTGAAGAAATATTAATACGTAAAAAAATAATTGAGGAGGAGGGACTTACCTGGTCAGTTGTTGAAAGTCTTCCTGTACATGAAAACATTAAAAAAAGAAAAGCCAATTACGAACAACTAATCGAGAATTATAAGGTATCACTTAAAAATCTAGCCAAATGCGGTCTAGATATTATCTGTTATAATTTTATGCCGATACTGGATTGGTCGAGAACCGATCTTAAAGTTGTTTTTAGAGATGGTTCTATCACCTCAAAATTCGAATCAAGAAAATTTGCCGCATTCGATCTTTTTATTCTTAAAAGAGCCCACGCTTTTAAAGATTATTCAGAGGAACAAGTTGCTCGTGCGAAAGAATTTTTTGATTTATTAAAACCCGAAGAGATCCAAAATCTAAAGGATACAGTACTTCTTGGACTGCCCGGTTCATTAGAAGCTTTAACTTTAGAACAATTTAGAAAAGCCCTAAAAGAATATGATGATATTGATGAGAATAAACTTCGCTATAATTTACATCAATTTATTAAAGCAGTAGCTCCGATTGCCGAGGAAGCTGGCATGTATCTAGTTATTCATGCTGATGATCCACCCTGGGGATTATTAGGTTTGCCCCGTGTCGTAAAGAATAAATTCGATGTAAAAGGAATTTTAGATGCCTACGATTCACCTCACAACGGTTTAACACTTTGTACCGGATCTTTCGGCGCCGATGTAAAGAATGACCTCGTCGAATTAACCGAACTTTTCGCTCATCGAATAAATTTTGTTCATTTGAGAAATTTATCGAGAAATGAACAGGGGGATTTTTTGGAAGAGAATCACCTTGATGGCGACATTGATATTTTTGGTGTAATGAAAACGCTTCTCATCGAGCAGAAAAAAAGATTGGAACAGGGAAGAAAAGATAATCGTTTTCCATTGAGACCCGATCATGGACATCTGATGATACCTGATATGAATAGAGAAGGTATTTATCCGGGTTATTCATTATTTGGAAGAATGAGAGGACTATCGGAGCTTCGTGGTGTTGAGTTAGGCATCAGGCGCTCACTTAATTTATAATTTATATTACTGATTTCTATTTCAATATATACATAAGTTCATTTAGTAATTTATTCTGAGAACCTTTCTTTTAATCACTAATTAGGAATTGGTAATGAGGTATAAAGATTTAGCAATCAGTAATCCCGACAATCTAATTTTTGGAACCGCTCCTCATCCCATTAAAACAAAACGAGGATTAATTATTGGGGGTGGACTCGTGTATCCCGAATTAAATTTTACACTTCCCCCGATGAGCATCTCCCCTTCCACCCTTGATGAAGTGATATCTAACTATAGAGATATTGTAAAAAACTCACTTGAAAAAGCGCTTCACTTAAGCAGTAATGGCGTTGTGTTTGAATTTGAGACTTTAATTGAGATGACACAAAATCCTGAGATTGGTATTGAAATAGTAAAAGTAATGAATGATGTGTGCGAAGATTATTTTTATAAGTTTGGTTTGAAAAGTGAGATAAGATTAACACCAAACGATCTTCGAGAATTTGAACGCCCACCTAAACAGAGAACTTCAGAGTTGCTTGTGAAAATGTTTGAGTTATTCGAAAAAGGCGCGCTAGCAGGAGGCGATCTGCTTTCTATTGAATCTACTGGTGGAAAAGAAATCTCAGACGATTCCCTCTTAATGTGTAATATCAAACAATTTATTTTTTCACAAGCTGTGCTTGGTGTGCGCGATATTAAATTTTTATGGAAGAATATCGTTGATATCGCAAATAGAACTAATACAATTCCCGGCGGTGATACTGCTTGTGGATTCGGGAATACAGCAATGGTATTGGCAGAAAAAAAATATATTCCCAAAACATTTGCGGCAATTGCCCGTATTGCTACTGTTGTTAGAACTTTAGCTTCAGTTGAAGAAGGAGCATTAGGA
Coding sequences:
- a CDS encoding SDR family oxidoreductase translates to MNYINNLFSVDSRIVLLTGGGGILAGEMAAGFIQAGAKVILLDINESALIKKVDSLKSLGSEIYGYKCNVLDEENLNEVKSKIVEKFGRIDVLVNAAGGNMAGATIGIDQTIFDLQIDQFKKVTDLNLNGTVLPTLVFGKIMSEQHKGSIINISSMATYRAITRVVGYSAAKAAVDNFTKWMAVELAAKYGSGLRVNAIAPGFLLTEQNRTLLTNEDGSLTDRGKTIIDITPFKRFGEPSELVGTILWLASDASQFVTGAIIPVDGGFSSFSGV
- the uxuA gene encoding mannonate dehydratase, which gives rise to MAFEQTWRWFGPNDPISLKEIKQTGATGIVSALHHIPVGEVWSVEEILIRKKIIEEEGLTWSVVESLPVHENIKKRKANYEQLIENYKVSLKNLAKCGLDIICYNFMPILDWSRTDLKVVFRDGSITSKFESRKFAAFDLFILKRAHAFKDYSEEQVARAKEFFDLLKPEEIQNLKDTVLLGLPGSLEALTLEQFRKALKEYDDIDENKLRYNLHQFIKAVAPIAEEAGMYLVIHADDPPWGLLGLPRVVKNKFDVKGILDAYDSPHNGLTLCTGSFGADVKNDLVELTELFAHRINFVHLRNLSRNEQGDFLEENHLDGDIDIFGVMKTLLIEQKKRLEQGRKDNRFPLRPDHGHLMIPDMNREGIYPGYSLFGRMRGLSELRGVELGIRRSLNL